A part of Andrena cerasifolii isolate SP2316 chromosome 10, iyAndCera1_principal, whole genome shotgun sequence genomic DNA contains:
- the LOC143374349 gene encoding uncharacterized protein LOC143374349 — MYIMTDDYFVPKQFIVYTFYGKKTCFCWDENKLAIFPYKNDHFTAVELVTAPGPIKSIQCFTDRVFLICIPQGVYKLSRDREFAILSMSAVGLGTVFYEVLTPRSKNLYLDNKQTMTNKLLFQLSSEDGDSSNLCICPLNLENAGERFMRSITNDSTAESLCLIADDKILFVLIRETVRIVHSSIYCIRDIVPVQRDSKIGGLLLITTADIILMYSRNDLLSFEKICLGIHVQSICAGFSQSSEDILWFVYSDESKLYYGKKQLLMKSVQQINVQEKSFACLKCYDSKTILGLTTNKQLDELSADVVERTLSVENDTFINLNADMLKGSQLEIDKIYRGTQELHSLNMVLLTEEETLSRINLYAHRRKARLVPKVSINRIADQLFLSVKLDTLPKNSWVVLNLRSECLNIFSMRKVVDEKTVVDICVPNEKAENFLGIAIDLITLKDESHSWCLIRNYITNPLLKKNKKKKTRSDQTNFINSKIAVLENFIRDGDIDMKMLSEMKRSVRRKFGDT, encoded by the coding sequence ATGTATATTATGACGGACGATTACTTTGTGCCGAAACAGTTTatcgtttacacgttttatgGCAAAAAGACTTGTTTCTGCTGGGACGAGAACAAGCTCGCTATTTTCCCATACAAGAATGATCATTTTACTGCTGTCGAACTTGTAACAGCTCCCGGTCCAATAAAGAGCATACAATGCTTCACCGATCGTGTCTTCTTGATTTGCATTCCGCAAGGAGTGTACAAGCTATCCAGGGACCGAGAGTTTGCCATTTTAAGTATGAGCGCGGTGGGCCTGGGTACCGTGTTCTACGAGGTCTTGACGCCGAGGAGTAAAAATCTTTACTTGGACAACAAGCAGACTATGACAAACAAGCTACTCTTTCAGCTGTCTTCCGAAGACGGCGACTCCAGCAACCTCTGCATTTGTCCCTTGAATCTGGAGAACGCCGGCGAAAGATTCATGAGGAGTATAACGAACGACTCCACTGCGGAAAGTTTATGCTTAATCGCAGACGACAAGAtactttttgtattaattaGGGAAACTGTTCGCATCGTGCATAGTAGTATTTATTGTATTAGAGATATAGTACCTGTGCAAAGAGATTCTAAGATCGGGGGATTGTTGCTGATCACTACCGCGGATATTATTTTAATGTACTCGAGAAACGATTTGCTGTCCTTTGAGAAAATCTGCTTGGGGATACATGTGCAGAGTATTTGTGCAGGTTTTAGCCAGTCAAGCGAAGATATATTGTGGTTCGTTTATTCGGACGAATCCAAGTTGTATTACGGGAAGAagcaattattaatgaagagtGTTCAGCAAATTAATGTTCAAGAGAAGAGCTTCGCTTGCTTGAAATGCTATGATTCCAAGACAATTCTGGGCTTGACCACAAACAAACAACTGGACGAACTTTCTGCGGATGTAGTGGAAAGGACATTATCAGTGGAGAATGATACTTTCATAAATCTAAATGCCGATATGCTAAAAGGTAGCCAGCTAGAAATAGATAAGATTTACAGAGGAACTCAGGAACTGCATAGCCTGAATATGGTATTACTAACCGAAGAAGAAACGTTAAGCAGAATAAATTTATACGCTCATAGACGTAAAGCACGATTAGTTCCAAAAGTGTCCATAAATAGGATAGCGGATCAGTTGTTCTTGTCTGTGAAATTGGATACACTGCCAAAGAACAGTTGGGTTGTGCTGAATTTGAGATCAGAATGTCTGAACATATTTTCTATGCGTAAAGTAGTGGACGAGAAGACTGTAGTCGATATTTGTGTACCCAATGAAAAGGCAGAAAATTTCTTAGGAATTGCAATAGACTTGATCACCCTGAAGGATGAAAGTCACTCATGGTGTCTAATAAGGAATTACATAACCAACCCCTTGCTTAAGAAAAACAAGAAGAAAAAGACAAGATCGGACCAGACGAATTTCATCAATTCCAAGATCGCTGTGCTCGAAAATTTCATAAGAGACGGTGACATCGATATGAAAATGTTGTCCGAGATGAAACGAAGCGTGAGAAGAAAATTCGGCGATACATAA
- the LOC143374354 gene encoding free fatty acid receptor 4-like isoform X1, with translation MNSSYLWGEDEEWGPRYYFTYYSELGNRKGASNVEVVILAISFVLAVGANLGIAGCVLRYREMRTPTNLCLVNLAAADLLFTVGVPAVAYTRLTQSWHLGETVCRLLPYSQFVCGFVLLWTLTFISMDRHRCLAIAPYRSALTRSRVLAASLLTWAIAGFVFLPVVFWFKSKDIAGNLTICTLVFPRSDVVNVSLCFTVPIIVLACLLPMTLLVYHYQRIFQKILDTRSRWAVPCVAQGLESGATGRRDSELSVVGTLLPWAGRKLSSASMTGRQGRAGSLSQHEELRLHKHLRVVRILLLNVVAVLVMWLPITTVMLLIYIDGRRPTEDTNFFLRSHHFIWTLIVAQLNTVVNPLLYGVFSENFRVCFAKLWRRSLDANARGGERGSKKSSKSLEALQTRLGGVRTPSSSRTQQKQSKKSSSCSIGSIIEVPSSEKL, from the exons ATGAATTCGTCTTATCTGTGGGGAGAGGACGAAGAATGGGGACCGCGGTATTACTTCACCTACTACAGCGAGCTCGGCAATCGGAAGGGAGCTAGCAACGTCGAG GTGGTGATACTGGCCATCAGCTTCGTCCTGGCGGTGGGTGCCAACTTGGGTATAGCCGGCTGCGTGCTTAGGTACAGGGAGATGAGAACGCCCACGAACTTGTGCCTGGTGAACCTGGCCGCCGCTGATCTTTTGTTCACCGTCGGCGTACCAGCGGTCGCTTACACCAGACTGACGCAGTCCTGGCACCTGGGTGAAACGGTTTGCCGATTGTTGCCCTACTCCCAG TTTGTCTGCGGCTTCGTGCTTCTATGGACACTGACCTTCATATCAATGGACAGGCATCGATGCTTGGCGATAGCTCCTTACAGAAGTGCCTTGACGAGGTCCAGGGTCCTAGCAGCTAGTCTCCTCACTTGGGCCATCGCCGGTTTCGTGTTTCTGCCTGTCGTTTTCTGGTTCAAGTCCAAG GACATCGCCGGCAACTTAACGATCTGCACTCTAGTCTTCCCACGAAGCGACGTCGTTAACGTCTCCCTATGCTTCACGGTACCGATCATCGTCCTGGCTTGCCTTCTGCCCATGACCCTGCTAGTCTATCATTACCAACGTATCTTCCAAAAGATCCTGGACACGCGAAGCAGATGGGCCGTCCCCTGCGTCGCTCAA GGGTTGGAGAGCGGCGCAACAGGTAGGAGAGACTCGGAGCTGTCGGTGGTGGGAACGTTGCTGCCGTGGGCGGGGAGGAAACTGTCCTCAGCATCGATGACCGGCCGGCAAGGTCGCGCCGGCAGCCTTTCCCAGCACGAGGAGCTGCGGCTGCACAAGCATCTACGAGTCGTAAGGATTTTGCTGCTGAACGTGGTGGCCGTGCTGGTCATGTGGCTCCCCATCACCACCGTGATGCTGCTGATCTATATAGACGGCAGAAGGCCCACCGAGGACACGAATTTCTTCCTCAGATCGCATCATTTCATTTGGACTTTGATCGTCGCCCAGTTAAACACCGTGGTCAATCCTCTTCTCTACGGTGTCTTCTCCGAGAACTTCCGCGTCTGCTTCGCTAAGCTGTGGCGGCGCAGCCTCGACGCCAACGCCAGAGGTGGGGAACGAGGGTCCAAGAAGAGCTCCAAGTCGCTGGAGGCTCTTCAGACTCGGCTGGGTGGCGTCAGGACTCCCAGCAGCTCGAGGACCCAACAGAAGCAGTCGAAGAAGAGTTCCAGCTGCAGTATAGGCAGCATCATCGAGGTGCCCAGCTCGGAGAAGTTATGA
- the LOC143374354 gene encoding neuropeptide Y receptor type 2-like isoform X2, producing MNSSYLWGEDEEWGPRYYFTYYSELGNRKGASNVEVVILAISFVLAVGANLGIAGCVLRYREMRTPTNLCLVNLAAADLLFTVGVPAVAYTRLTQSWHLGETVCRLLPYSQFVCGFVLLWTLTFISMDRHRCLAIAPYRSALTRSRVLAASLLTWAIAGFVFLPVVFWFKSKGLESGATGRRDSELSVVGTLLPWAGRKLSSASMTGRQGRAGSLSQHEELRLHKHLRVVRILLLNVVAVLVMWLPITTVMLLIYIDGRRPTEDTNFFLRSHHFIWTLIVAQLNTVVNPLLYGVFSENFRVCFAKLWRRSLDANARGGERGSKKSSKSLEALQTRLGGVRTPSSSRTQQKQSKKSSSCSIGSIIEVPSSEKL from the exons ATGAATTCGTCTTATCTGTGGGGAGAGGACGAAGAATGGGGACCGCGGTATTACTTCACCTACTACAGCGAGCTCGGCAATCGGAAGGGAGCTAGCAACGTCGAG GTGGTGATACTGGCCATCAGCTTCGTCCTGGCGGTGGGTGCCAACTTGGGTATAGCCGGCTGCGTGCTTAGGTACAGGGAGATGAGAACGCCCACGAACTTGTGCCTGGTGAACCTGGCCGCCGCTGATCTTTTGTTCACCGTCGGCGTACCAGCGGTCGCTTACACCAGACTGACGCAGTCCTGGCACCTGGGTGAAACGGTTTGCCGATTGTTGCCCTACTCCCAG TTTGTCTGCGGCTTCGTGCTTCTATGGACACTGACCTTCATATCAATGGACAGGCATCGATGCTTGGCGATAGCTCCTTACAGAAGTGCCTTGACGAGGTCCAGGGTCCTAGCAGCTAGTCTCCTCACTTGGGCCATCGCCGGTTTCGTGTTTCTGCCTGTCGTTTTCTGGTTCAAGTCCAAG GGGTTGGAGAGCGGCGCAACAGGTAGGAGAGACTCGGAGCTGTCGGTGGTGGGAACGTTGCTGCCGTGGGCGGGGAGGAAACTGTCCTCAGCATCGATGACCGGCCGGCAAGGTCGCGCCGGCAGCCTTTCCCAGCACGAGGAGCTGCGGCTGCACAAGCATCTACGAGTCGTAAGGATTTTGCTGCTGAACGTGGTGGCCGTGCTGGTCATGTGGCTCCCCATCACCACCGTGATGCTGCTGATCTATATAGACGGCAGAAGGCCCACCGAGGACACGAATTTCTTCCTCAGATCGCATCATTTCATTTGGACTTTGATCGTCGCCCAGTTAAACACCGTGGTCAATCCTCTTCTCTACGGTGTCTTCTCCGAGAACTTCCGCGTCTGCTTCGCTAAGCTGTGGCGGCGCAGCCTCGACGCCAACGCCAGAGGTGGGGAACGAGGGTCCAAGAAGAGCTCCAAGTCGCTGGAGGCTCTTCAGACTCGGCTGGGTGGCGTCAGGACTCCCAGCAGCTCGAGGACCCAACAGAAGCAGTCGAAGAAGAGTTCCAGCTGCAGTATAGGCAGCATCATCGAGGTGCCCAGCTCGGAGAAGTTATGA
- the Uex gene encoding metal transporter uex isoform X2 — translation MRDYKYSTTQRPCKSCHSALCRMMAQHVDRSGTPAAHLLLVFAIFNLVYADAFAGVKVSDNPSVRSVSVLTEGQTYAQKSLPVGTGLLIEVLGTGLDGNVSLRWSPTSGHCDPENGLDAIWIEPGGNRVIYKFAQAPNFKVTRIYFCLRVVSGFGETWTNLGGNFTISSPLRYDKYFRTQRANSLDSGNNDDDNLMTELVYKDALIEGLRIETAAKDPSYTYDGIPEILAKSRTVIRLFGIGITEDTLVTFTDVSAERGTICDKIKSDEFPVKNVQNNTATIDVELPLGSPFYVCIKQPVYGKEGPDRLLFKHQGTETWKTIYTYEKFLPLWLGIVIVLTCLCFSALFSGLNLGLMAMDRTELKILCNTGTEKERQYARTIQPVRNHGNYLLCSILFSNVLVNSIFTILLDDLTSGLVAVICSTLAIVIFGEISPQAICSRHGLCIGAKTIYVTKLTMIITFPLSYPISKLLDVLLGEEIGNVYNRERLKELVKVTTGYNDLEKDEVNIIAGALELRKKTVADVMTKIEDVYMLDYNAVLDFETVSEIMKSGFSRIPVFEGSRTNIVTMLYIKDLAFVDPDDNMPLKTLCQFYRNQCNFIFEDVTLDIMFKQFKEGHKGHMAFVQRVNNEGEGDPFYEVIGLVTLEDVIEELIQAEIMDETDVFTDNRTKRRRQARHKIRDFTVFAEKKENQRIHISPQLTLAMFQYLSTTVDAFKHDTISETILRRLLKQDIIYHIKVKSREKARNDPVAVIYQQGKAVDYFVLILEGRVEVTVGKENMMFESGPFTYFGSQALTVNIGIAESPTITNPQAVGSIQSINLDSMLRYTFVPDYSVRAVTEVFYVKIKRSLYLAAKRATLLERSQKDPLPGQEQFDDEVEKLLHSLDEDDRSVPESPVLPLDKEKGSRKEKDRGQSPVHSATAPTSPAPVSASPVTHSKFISPYTDHNGRLKNSPIKSSITSPSEEQNEDPDIDILVRYVPKKAASTKKSMEEEERTNLLPQEEDSERSEDRRQCANASTPWESQVSNNEEKGQSL, via the exons ATGCGAGATTATAAATACAGCACTACCCAACGACCGTGTAAAAGTTGTCACAGTGCACTTTGTCGCATGATGGCGCAACATGTTGACCGCTCAGGCACACCGGCGGCTCATTTGCTACTTGTTTTCGCGATATTCAATTTAGTATACGCCGACGCGTTTGCAGGAGTGAAAGTATCCGATAATCCGAGCGTGAGATCGGTGAGCGTTTTGACCGAGGGGCAAACGTACGCGCAGAAGAGCCTGCCCGTCGGCACGGGCCTCCTGATCGAGGTTCTTGGCACCGGCCTCGACGGCAACGTTTCTCTACGCTGGTCACCTACGTCCGGCCACTGTGATCCAGAAAACGGGTTGGACGCGATCTGGATCGAACCGGGCGGGAACCGCGTGATATACAAGTTCGCCCAAGCTCCTAATTTTAAGGTTACCAGGATCTATTTCTGTCTGCGAGTTGTCAGCGGATTCGGCGAAACATGGACCAATCTTGGAGGAAACTTTACTATCAGCTCCCCGTTACGATACGA CAAATACTTCCGAACTCAGCGTGCCAATTCATTAGACTCTGGCAACAATGACGATGACAATTTAATGACGGAGCTGGTCTATAAAGATGCACTTATCGAAGGACTAAGGATAGAAACAGCAGCCAAAGATCCAAGTTACACATATGATGGTATCCCAGAGATATTGGCTAAAAGCAGGACCGTTATACGATTATTCGGTATCGGGATCACAGAGGACACTTTGGTCACTTTCACCGATGTATCGGCGGAAAGGGGTACTATTTGTGATAAAATAAAGAGCGACGAGTTCCCA GTGAAAAATGTACAGAATAATACAGCAACCATCGACGTTGAATTGCCACTTGGTTCGCCATTTTATGTGTGTATAAAACAACCAGTGTATGGAAAGGAAGGCCCGGACCGTTTACTTTTTAAACATCAAGGCACCGAGACATGGAAGACT aTATACACGTACGAGAAATTCTTACCGCTTTGGCTTGGTATCGTGATTGTTTTAACATGCCTCTGTTTCTCTGCCCTGTTCTCTGGCCTGAACCTGGGATTAATGGCAATGGACAGAACCGAACTGAAAATACTGTGCAATACAGGAACGGAGAAG GAAAGACAATATGCAAGGACAATACAGCCAGTGAGGAATCATGGGAATTATTTGTTATGTTCGATTTTGTTCTCAAATGTTTTGGTGAATTCGATCTTTACTATTTTGCTAGATGACTTAACTTCCGGATTAGTTGCTGTAATCTGCTCCACCTTAGCTATTGTAATTTTTGGTGAAATTTCACCACAA GCGATCTGCAGTAGACACGGATTGTGTATCGGGGCGAAAACGATTTACGTTACGAAATTGACCATGATTATCACGTTCCCACTGAGCTATCCCATCAGCAAGCTTTTAGACGTTCTTCTCGGAGAAGAAATCGGCAATGTGTACAATCGCGAGCGTTTGAAAGAGCTCGTAAAG GTGACAACAGGATATAACGATTTAGAGAAAGATGAAGTGAATATTATCGCCGGTGCGTTAGAATTGCGAAAGAAGACTGTCGCGGATGTAATGACAAAAATCGAGGACGTGTACATGTTGGATTACAATGCCGTTTTAGATTTTGAAACGGTGTCAGAGATAATGAAATCAG GCTTCTCGCGTATACCGGTATTCGAGGGGTCAAGGACGAACATAGTAACGATGCTTTACATTAAAGATCTCGCATTCGTCGATCCCGACGACAATATGCCTCTTAAAACTTTGTGCCAGTTCTATAGAAACCAGTGCAACTTTATTTTCGAAGACGTCACGTTAGATATAATGTTCAAGCAGTTCAAAGAAG GCCATAAGGGGCACATGGCATTTGTTCAAAGAGTGAATAACGAAGGCGAGGGAGATCCGTTTTACGAAGTCATAGGCCTGGTGACGTTGGAGGATGTTATAGAAGAATTGATCCAAGCTGAAATCATGGACGAGACTGATGTGTTCA CTGATAACAGAACTAAGCGTAGAAGGCAAGCCAGGCACAAAATACGAGACTTTACCGTGTTCGCGGAGAAGAAAGAGAACCAACGTATTCATATATCGCCGCAGTTGACACTGGCCATGTTTCAGTATTTGTCTACAA CTGTAGACGCGTTTAAGCATGATACAATATCGGAAACTATTTTGCGTCGTTTGCTTAAACAAGATATTATTTATCATATCAAAGTGAAATCCCGTGAAAAAGCGAGAAACGATCCGGTGGCTGTAATCTACCAGCAAGGAAAAGCGGTAGATTATTTCGTGTTAATATTGGAGGGTCGAGTCGAAGTAACGGTCGGCAAAGAAAATATGATGTTCGAAAGCGGCCCGTTCACGTATTTCGGCTCCCAAGCGCTCACCGTTAATATAGGAATAG CGGAATCGCCGACTATTACGAACCCTCAGGCAGTGGGAAGCATACAATCGATCAATCTGGATTCTATGCTGAGATACACGTTTGTTCCCGATTATTCGGTTCGAGCTGTAACGGAAGTGTTTTACGTTAAAATTAAAAGGTCTCTATATTTGGCCGCGAAGCGAGCCACCCTTTTGGAAAGGAgccagaaagatccgttgcctGGTCAGGAGCAATTTGACGACGAAGTGGAAAAG TTGTTGCATTCTTTGGACGAGGACGATCGCAGCGTGCCAGAATCTCCAGTGTTACCGCTCGATAAAGAGAAGGGAAGTAGGAAAGAAAAAGATCGAGGCCAATCCCCCGTTCATAGCGCAACTGCCCCGACCTCGCCTGCTCCCGTCAGCGCCAGCCCAGTCACGCACTCGAAATTCATTTCCCCGTACACCGATCACAACGGAAGACTAAAAAACTCACCGATCAAG TCTTCGATCACAAGCCCCTCCGAAGAGCAGAATGAGGACCCGGACATAGACATTCTTGTCCGCTACGTGCCGAAGAAAGCTGCATCGACGAAGAAATCAatggaagaggaagagagaacgAATCTCCTGCCCCAAGAAGAGGACTCTGAGCGTTCAGAGGACCGTCGGCAATGTGCGAACGCGTCGACGCCGTGGGAGTCGCAGGTATCAAACAACGAGGAGAAGGGACAATCTCTATGA
- the Uex gene encoding metal transporter uex isoform X1, with protein MRDYKYSTTQRPCKSCHSALCRMMAQHVDRSGTPAAHLLLVFAIFNLVYADAFAGVKVSDNPSVRSVSVLTEGQTYAQKSLPVGTGLLIEVLGTGLDGNVSLRWSPTSGHCDPENGLDAIWIEPGGNRVIYKFAQAPNFKVTRIYFCLRVVSGFGETWTNLGGNFTISSPLRYDKYFRTQRANSLDSGNNDDDNLMTELVYKDALIEGLRIETAAKDPSYTYDGIPEILAKSRTVIRLFGIGITEDTLVTFTDVSAERGTICDKIKSDEFPVKNVQNNTATIDVELPLGSPFYVCIKQPVYGKEGPDRLLFKHQGTETWKTIYTYEKFLPLWLGIVIVLTCLCFSALFSGLNLGLMAMDRTELKILCNTGTEKERQYARTIQPVRNHGNYLLCSILFSNVLVNSIFTILLDDLTSGLVAVICSTLAIVIFGEISPQAICSRHGLCIGAKTIYVTKLTMIITFPLSYPISKLLDVLLGEEIGNVYNRERLKELVKVTTGYNDLEKDEVNIIAGALELRKKTVADVMTKIEDVYMLDYNAVLDFETVSEIMKSGFSRIPVFEGSRTNIVTMLYIKDLAFVDPDDNMPLKTLCQFYRNQCNFIFEDVTLDIMFKQFKEGHKGHMAFVQRVNNEGEGDPFYEVIGLVTLEDVIEELIQAEIMDETDVFTDNRTKRRRQARHKIRDFTVFAEKKENQRIHISPQLTLAMFQYLSTTVDAFKHDTISETILRRLLKQDIIYHIKVKSREKARNDPVAVIYQQGKAVDYFVLILEGRVEVTVGKENMMFESGPFTYFGSQALTVNIGIAESPTITNPQAVGSIQSINLDSMLRYTFVPDYSVRAVTEVFYVKIKRSLYLAAKRATLLERSQKDPLPGQEQFDDEVEKLLHSLDEDDRSVPESPVLPLDKEKGSRKEKDRGQSPVHSATAPTSPAPVSASPVTHSKFISPYTDHNGRLKNSPIKQSSITSPSEEQNEDPDIDILVRYVPKKAASTKKSMEEEERTNLLPQEEDSERSEDRRQCANASTPWESQVSNNEEKGQSL; from the exons ATGCGAGATTATAAATACAGCACTACCCAACGACCGTGTAAAAGTTGTCACAGTGCACTTTGTCGCATGATGGCGCAACATGTTGACCGCTCAGGCACACCGGCGGCTCATTTGCTACTTGTTTTCGCGATATTCAATTTAGTATACGCCGACGCGTTTGCAGGAGTGAAAGTATCCGATAATCCGAGCGTGAGATCGGTGAGCGTTTTGACCGAGGGGCAAACGTACGCGCAGAAGAGCCTGCCCGTCGGCACGGGCCTCCTGATCGAGGTTCTTGGCACCGGCCTCGACGGCAACGTTTCTCTACGCTGGTCACCTACGTCCGGCCACTGTGATCCAGAAAACGGGTTGGACGCGATCTGGATCGAACCGGGCGGGAACCGCGTGATATACAAGTTCGCCCAAGCTCCTAATTTTAAGGTTACCAGGATCTATTTCTGTCTGCGAGTTGTCAGCGGATTCGGCGAAACATGGACCAATCTTGGAGGAAACTTTACTATCAGCTCCCCGTTACGATACGA CAAATACTTCCGAACTCAGCGTGCCAATTCATTAGACTCTGGCAACAATGACGATGACAATTTAATGACGGAGCTGGTCTATAAAGATGCACTTATCGAAGGACTAAGGATAGAAACAGCAGCCAAAGATCCAAGTTACACATATGATGGTATCCCAGAGATATTGGCTAAAAGCAGGACCGTTATACGATTATTCGGTATCGGGATCACAGAGGACACTTTGGTCACTTTCACCGATGTATCGGCGGAAAGGGGTACTATTTGTGATAAAATAAAGAGCGACGAGTTCCCA GTGAAAAATGTACAGAATAATACAGCAACCATCGACGTTGAATTGCCACTTGGTTCGCCATTTTATGTGTGTATAAAACAACCAGTGTATGGAAAGGAAGGCCCGGACCGTTTACTTTTTAAACATCAAGGCACCGAGACATGGAAGACT aTATACACGTACGAGAAATTCTTACCGCTTTGGCTTGGTATCGTGATTGTTTTAACATGCCTCTGTTTCTCTGCCCTGTTCTCTGGCCTGAACCTGGGATTAATGGCAATGGACAGAACCGAACTGAAAATACTGTGCAATACAGGAACGGAGAAG GAAAGACAATATGCAAGGACAATACAGCCAGTGAGGAATCATGGGAATTATTTGTTATGTTCGATTTTGTTCTCAAATGTTTTGGTGAATTCGATCTTTACTATTTTGCTAGATGACTTAACTTCCGGATTAGTTGCTGTAATCTGCTCCACCTTAGCTATTGTAATTTTTGGTGAAATTTCACCACAA GCGATCTGCAGTAGACACGGATTGTGTATCGGGGCGAAAACGATTTACGTTACGAAATTGACCATGATTATCACGTTCCCACTGAGCTATCCCATCAGCAAGCTTTTAGACGTTCTTCTCGGAGAAGAAATCGGCAATGTGTACAATCGCGAGCGTTTGAAAGAGCTCGTAAAG GTGACAACAGGATATAACGATTTAGAGAAAGATGAAGTGAATATTATCGCCGGTGCGTTAGAATTGCGAAAGAAGACTGTCGCGGATGTAATGACAAAAATCGAGGACGTGTACATGTTGGATTACAATGCCGTTTTAGATTTTGAAACGGTGTCAGAGATAATGAAATCAG GCTTCTCGCGTATACCGGTATTCGAGGGGTCAAGGACGAACATAGTAACGATGCTTTACATTAAAGATCTCGCATTCGTCGATCCCGACGACAATATGCCTCTTAAAACTTTGTGCCAGTTCTATAGAAACCAGTGCAACTTTATTTTCGAAGACGTCACGTTAGATATAATGTTCAAGCAGTTCAAAGAAG GCCATAAGGGGCACATGGCATTTGTTCAAAGAGTGAATAACGAAGGCGAGGGAGATCCGTTTTACGAAGTCATAGGCCTGGTGACGTTGGAGGATGTTATAGAAGAATTGATCCAAGCTGAAATCATGGACGAGACTGATGTGTTCA CTGATAACAGAACTAAGCGTAGAAGGCAAGCCAGGCACAAAATACGAGACTTTACCGTGTTCGCGGAGAAGAAAGAGAACCAACGTATTCATATATCGCCGCAGTTGACACTGGCCATGTTTCAGTATTTGTCTACAA CTGTAGACGCGTTTAAGCATGATACAATATCGGAAACTATTTTGCGTCGTTTGCTTAAACAAGATATTATTTATCATATCAAAGTGAAATCCCGTGAAAAAGCGAGAAACGATCCGGTGGCTGTAATCTACCAGCAAGGAAAAGCGGTAGATTATTTCGTGTTAATATTGGAGGGTCGAGTCGAAGTAACGGTCGGCAAAGAAAATATGATGTTCGAAAGCGGCCCGTTCACGTATTTCGGCTCCCAAGCGCTCACCGTTAATATAGGAATAG CGGAATCGCCGACTATTACGAACCCTCAGGCAGTGGGAAGCATACAATCGATCAATCTGGATTCTATGCTGAGATACACGTTTGTTCCCGATTATTCGGTTCGAGCTGTAACGGAAGTGTTTTACGTTAAAATTAAAAGGTCTCTATATTTGGCCGCGAAGCGAGCCACCCTTTTGGAAAGGAgccagaaagatccgttgcctGGTCAGGAGCAATTTGACGACGAAGTGGAAAAG TTGTTGCATTCTTTGGACGAGGACGATCGCAGCGTGCCAGAATCTCCAGTGTTACCGCTCGATAAAGAGAAGGGAAGTAGGAAAGAAAAAGATCGAGGCCAATCCCCCGTTCATAGCGCAACTGCCCCGACCTCGCCTGCTCCCGTCAGCGCCAGCCCAGTCACGCACTCGAAATTCATTTCCCCGTACACCGATCACAACGGAAGACTAAAAAACTCACCGATCAAG CAGTCTTCGATCACAAGCCCCTCCGAAGAGCAGAATGAGGACCCGGACATAGACATTCTTGTCCGCTACGTGCCGAAGAAAGCTGCATCGACGAAGAAATCAatggaagaggaagagagaacgAATCTCCTGCCCCAAGAAGAGGACTCTGAGCGTTCAGAGGACCGTCGGCAATGTGCGAACGCGTCGACGCCGTGGGAGTCGCAGGTATCAAACAACGAGGAGAAGGGACAATCTCTATGA